From one Danio rerio strain Tuebingen ecotype United States chromosome 19, GRCz12tu, whole genome shotgun sequence genomic stretch:
- the col11a2 gene encoding collagen alpha-2(XI) chain isoform X9, whose protein sequence is MDIRKKRRPWCMETSFVLLLCLSMAQADPVDVLRVLQLPSLPEGVQKVPGFCTSRLSGTPDHAYRITKKAQISAPTKQLFSGRFPENFSIMTLVKAKAGLQAFLLSIYNEQGVQQLGLELGRSPIFLYEDQHRKPAPEDYPLFKGVNLADGKWHRIAISVQKKNITLILDCKNRITKTLPRSNNPVLDTKGITVFGARLLDEEVFQGEIQQLLIASNPQAAYDFCEHYSPDCDSPLPKVQSQDPNTYVDETVPVEEMDATKTGGEVASQTPEEPFTEEYITSDFGMKEYDYSYKDYNEPIIESKTEDTLGPALSAVTEEGGASVRAIKGEKGEPAVLEPGMLIEGPPGPEGPAGLPGPSGPQGQPGSVGDPGERGPTGKAGLPGADGVPGPPGTSVMLPFRFGQSAGEKGPVASAQEAQAQAILSQARLALKGPSGPMGFTGRPGPLGTPGSPGFKGERGDPGAQGPRGPQGVSGPPGKAGRRGRAGADGARGMPGESGIKGDRGFDGLPGLPGDKGYRGQPGGMGPPGPHGEDGERGDDGDVGPRGLPGEPGPRGLLGPKGPSGLPGPPGVRGNDGPHGPKGNLGPQGEPGPPGQQGAPGTQGMPGPQGATGPPGEKGPTGKPGLPGMPGADGPPGHPGKEGPGGTKGNQGPNGPQGSIGYPGPRGLKGAQGIRGLKGHKGEKGEDGFPGIKGDFGVKGERGEVGVPGPRGEDGPEGPKGRVGPPGEIGPLGLLGEKGKLGVPGLPGYPGRQGIKGSLGFPGFPGTNGEKGTRGLIGKPGPRGQRGPTGPRGQRGPRGATGKSGAKGGSGSDGPPGPPGERGLTGPQGANGFPGPKGPPGPPGKDGLPGHPGQRGEVGFQGKVGPPGPPGVVGPHGPSGETGQMGERGHPGPPGPPGEQGLSGSSGKEGTKGDPGPPGGPGKDGPPGLRGFPGERGLPGTPGSGGLKGNEGPAGPPGPAGSSGERGGAGTAGPVGPPGRPGPQGPPGTSGEKGVPGEKGPVGPAGRDGIQGPVGLPGPAGPPGISGEDGDKGEVGEPGQKGAKGSKGEHGPPGPPGPMGPVGQPGAAGADGETGPRGQQGQFGAKGDEGTRGFPGPPGPIGLQGLPGPGGEKGETGDVGPLGPPGPPGPRGPAGPNGADGPQGPPGGLGNPGPIGEKGEPGESGPPGVGGEPGKLGPRGERGEKGESGQPGTPGPPGGKGPTGDDGPKGNPGPVGFPGDPGPPGEVGPRGQDGAKGDRGEDGEQGEAGSPGPTGENGPPGPPGKRGPAGTRGPEGRQGEKGSKGDSGALGPPGKTGPVGPQGQPGKPGTEGLRGLPGTVGEQGSPGAAGPKGPPGPLGPPGLAGLRGDPGAKGEKGHPGMLGLIGPAGEQGEKGDRGMPGPQGSTGPKGETGISGGTGPLGPAGPAGMPGPRGVKGAKGASGGAGPKGEKGVQGPPGPPGPPGDVIQPLPIQIPKKSKRSIDASKILSEADAEAADTTGSEFLTGNEGMEEIFGSLNSLRQEIESMRFPLGTKESPGRTCQDLHLSQPDLKDGEYWIDPNQGCARDSFKVYCNFTAGGETCLYPSKAVENVKMNSWIKEKPGSLFSQFAKGNKFSYVDSVGEAVGVVQLGFLRLLSVQARQNLTYHCQRSVAWTDQTTDGGYKRALRLQGANDEEISYETSPYIKALIDGCSYRKGLDRTVLEVNTPQVEQLPLLDIRISDFGEDNQKFGFEVGPVCFLG, encoded by the exons ATCCAGTAGATGTTTTGCGGGTGCTGCAGTTGCCTTCCCTTCCTGAAGGTGTGCAGAAGGTTCCGGGTTTCTGTACCTCCCGATTGTCTGGGACTCCTGATCATGCCTACCGCATCACTAAAAAAGCCCAGATCTCTGCCCCCACCAAACAGCTATTCTCAG GACGTTTCCCGGAGAACTTCTCCATCATGACTCTGGTAAAGGCCAAGGCTGGTCTTCAAGCCTTCCTGTTGTCCATCTATAATGAGCAGGGTGTGCAGCAGCTTGGGCTGGAGCTGGGACGCTCACCCATCTTCCTGTATGAGGACCAGCATCGCAAACCTGCCCCAGAGGACTACCCACTGTTCAAAGGCGTCAACCTGGCTGACGGCAA GTGGCACCGCATTGCCATTTCTGTGCAGAAGAAGAACATCACTCTGATCCTGGACTGCAAGAATCGCATCACCAAAACTCTGCCAAGGAGCAACAACCCAGTGTTGGACACCAAGGGCATCACTGTTTTTGGAGCCCGTCTCCTGGATGAGGAGGTTTTCCAG GGTGAGATCCAGCAGCTGCTGATCGCATCCAACCCTCAGGCCGCATATGACTTCTGTGAGCATTACAGCCCTGACTGCGACTCTCCTCTGCCCAAAGTCCAGTCCCAGGACCCAAACACCTAT GTCGACGAGACTGTCCCCGTTGAGGAAATGGATGCTACCAAGACAGGTGGTGAGGTGGCGTCTCAAACGCCAGAAGAGCCCTTCACTGAGGAGTACATTACAAGCGACTTTGGGATGAAGGAGTATGACTATTCCTACAAGGACTACAATGAGCCCATCATTGAGAGCAAGACGGAGGACACTCTAGGCCCTGCCCTGTCCGCTGTGACAGAGGAGGGGGGT GCCTCAGTGCGAGCCATTAAGGGAGAGAAGGGAGAGCCTGCTGTCCTTGAACCT GGCATGCTGATTGAAGGACCACCAGGACCAGAAGGACCAGCA GGTCTCCCTGGCCCCTCTGGCCCCCAAGGACAACCTGGTTCTGTTGGTGATCCTGGTGAGAGG GGTCCTACTGGTAAGGCTGGTCTACCTGGAGCAGATGGTGTTCCAGGACCTCCAGGAACCTCTGTCATGCTTCCT TTCCGCTTTGGACAGAGCGCTGGAGAGAAAGGACCTGTTGCCTCTGCACAGGAAGCCCAAGCTCAAGCCATTCTGTCTCAAGCTCGG CTTGCCCTGAAAGGACCATCCGGGCCAATGGGTTTCACTGGCCGTCCTGGacctttg GGAACACCTGGAAGTCCTGGCTTTAAGGGAGAAAGGGGGGACCCTGGTGCTCAG GGTCCTAGAGGTCCTCAGGGTGTGTCTGGTCCTCCTGGCAAAGCTGGTCGGAGG GGTCGCGCTGGTGCTGATGGAGCCAGAGGGATGCCAGGAGAGTCTGGAATTAAG gGTGACCGTGGTTTTGATGGCCTTCCTGGTTTGCCTGGTGACAAGGGTTATCGG GGTCAACCTGGAGGAATGGGACCCCCAGGACCACATGGAGAGGACGGAGAGAGG GGAGATGATGGAGATGTTGGACCCAGAGGTCTTCCTGGCGAACCT GGACCCCGTGGTTTGTTGGGGCCTAAAGGGCCTTCTGGACTTCCTGGACCTCCT GGTGTTCGTGGAAATGATGGTCCACATGGTCCAAAAGGAAACTTA GGACCACAAGGAGAGCCCGGTCCTCCAGGCCAGCAGGGGGCTCCAGGAACACAG GGAATGCCAGGTCCACAGGGTGCCACTGGACCACCAGGAGAGAAA GGACCCACAGGAAAGCCAGGTCTACCAGGAATGCCAGGAGCTGATGGTCCTCCC GGTCATCCCGGGAAGGAAGGTCCTGGTGGAACCAAAGGAAATCAA GGTCCTAATGGTCCTCAGGGCTCTATTGGCTATCCTGGCCCTCGGGGATTGAag GGAGCTCAAGGTATCCGTGGACTGAAAGGTCATAAAGGAGAGAAG ggaGAGGATGGATTCCCAGGAATTAAAGGAGACTTTGGTGTGAAGGGAGAGAGG GGAGAGGTGGGCGTGCCCGGCCCAAGAGGAGAAGATGGTCCTGAGGGGCCAAAGGGTCGCGTCGGACCCCCTGGTGAAATTGGTCCCCTCGGCCTGTTGGGAGAGAAG GGTAAACTTGgtgttcctggacttcctggataTCCTGGACGTCAAGGAATAAAG GGGTCCCTTGGTTTCCCAGGATTCCCTGGTACAAATGGCGAGAAGGGCACAAGG GGTTTGATTGGAAAACCTGGACCAAGAGGACAAAGAGGGCCGACA ggTCCTAGAGGGCAGAGAGGACCACGTGGGGCAACTGGGAAATCAGGTGCTAAG GGTGGATCAGGAAGTGACGGGCCTCCTGGACCACCAGGAGAGAGA ggGCTAACTGGACCTCAGGGTGCTAATGGATTCCCTGGGCCAAAGGGACCTCCC GGACCTCCAGGGAAAGATGGACTTCCTGGACACCCTGGACAGAGAGGCGAAGTC GGTTTCCAAGGCAAAGTTGGACCACCTGGCCCACCTGGAGTTGTTGGCCCACAC GGTCCCTCTGGTGAGACTGGTCAGATGGGTGAGCGTGGCCACCCTGGACCTCCAGGACCACCTGGTGAGCAAGGCCTTTCTGGCTCCTCTGGTAAAGAAGGAACCAAAGGAGATCCCGGTCCTCCTGGTGGCCCCGGTAAAGATGGACCCCCTGGACTTAGAGGATTCCCAGGAGAGAGAGGACTACCAGGAACTCCA GGTTCTGGAGGACTGAAAGGAAATGAAGGCCCTGCTGGACCACCTGGTCCTGCG GGTTCATCTGGGGAGAGAGGTGGTGCTGGCACTGCAGGCCCTGTCGGCCCACCTGGACGACCTGGACCTCAGGGACCCCCTGGAACTTCAGGTGAAAAGGGAGTACCA GGCGAGAAAGGTCCGGTTGGTCCAGCTGGTCGTGATGGCATCCAAGGCCCAGTTGGTCTCCCAGGCCCTGCCGGACCTCCAGGTATTTCTGGAGAAGATGGAGACAAG GGTGAGGTTGGAGAGCCAGGACAAAAGGGAGCTAAAGGGTCCAAAGGAGAACAT GGTCCTCCTGGTCCACCTGGGCCGATGGGTCCTGTTGGACAGCCTGGTGCAGCG GGTGCTGATGGTGAGACGGGTCCAAGAGGTCAACAGGGACAGTTTGGTGCCAAGGGAGATGAAGGCACAAGAGGTTTCCCTGGTCCCCCTGGCCCCATAGGATTGCAG GGTTTGCCAGGCCCAGGTGGAGAAAAGGGAGAGACAGGAGATGTTGGACCCTTG GGTCCTCCTGGTCCTCCAGGGCCGCGTGGTCCTGCTGGTCCTAATGGTGCTGAT GGTCCCCAAGGTCCTCCAGGAGGTTTGGGTAATCCAGGTCCCATAGGAGAGAAG GGTGAGCCTGGTGAATCTGGACCACCTGGTGTTGGTGGAGAGCCAGGAAAATTG GGCCCAAGAGGAGAGCGTGGTGAGAAGGGAGAGTCCGGGCAGCCTGGCACCCCTGGTCCTCCTGGAGGAAAGGGACCCACTGGAGATGACGGACCCAAAGGAAACCCT ggTCCTGTTGGATTCCCTGGTGATCCTGGACCCCCTGGTGAAGTTGGACCACGA GGTCAAGATGGTGCAAAGGGTGACAGAGGAGAGGATGGAGAACAAGGAGAAGCC GGCTCACCTGGACCTACTGGAGAGAACGGACCACCTGGACCTCCAGGAAAGAGA GGTCCTGCAGGCACAAGGGGACCGGAGGGCCGTCAAGGAGAGAAAGGAAGCAAG GGTGATTCAGGTGCTCTTGGTCCTCCCGGAAAAACTGGCCCTGTGGGGCCACAGGGACAACCCGGAAAACCAGGAACTGAGGGTCTAAGAGGGTTGCCTGGAACAGTG GGTGAGCAAGGTTCTCCAGGTGCTGCAGGCCCTAAAGGACCTCCTGGACCTCTG GGTCCTCCAGGTCTGGCTGGTCTTCGCGGTGATCCCGGTGCTAAAGGTGAGAAGGGACATCCAGGTATGCTCGGACTGATCGGGCCTGCTGGAGAACAAGGAGAGAAGGGAGACAGAGGCATGCCAGGACCACAGGGATCAACAGGACCCAAGGGAGAAACG ggtATATCTGGAGGAACTGGTCCACTTGGTCCTGCAGGTCCTGCTGGTATGCCT GGCCCGAGGGGTGTCAAAGGAGCTAAAGGTGCCAGT GGTGGGGCTGGTCCTAAAGGAGAAAAGGGTGTACAAGGACCACCAGGACCACCT GGTCCCCCTGGTGATGTCATCCAGCCGCTGCCCATTCAGATCCCCAAGAAGTCCAAGCGCTCCATCGACGCCAGTAAGATTCTGTCTGAGGCTGACGCTGAGGCTGCCGACACCACTGGCTCTGAGTTCCTGACTGGTAATGAAGGAATGGAGGAGATCTTCGGCTCACTTAATTCCCTGCGCCAGGAGATCGAGAGCATGCGCTTCCCATTGGGCACAAAGGAGAGCCCCGGCCGCACCTGCCAGGATCTCCATCTCAGCCAACCAGATCTGAAAGACG GCGAGTATTGGATTGATCCAAATCAAGGCTGTGCTCGCGACTCTTTCAAGGTTTACTGTAACTTCACTGCCGGCGGAGAGACCTGCCTGTATCCCAGCAAAGCAGTGGAGAAT GTAAAGATGAACTCTTGGATAAAGGAGAAGCCTGGGTCCTTGTTCAGTCAGTTTGCAAAGGGCAACAAG TTTTCATATGTAGACTCGGTTGGAGAGGCTGTGGGTGTTGTTCAGCTGGGCTTCTTGCGGCTGCTCAGTGTCCAGGCCAGACAGAACCTCACCTACCACTGCCAACGCTCGGTGGCCTGGACTGACCAAACCACCGACGGCGGATACAAGCGGGCGCTGCGTCTGCAGGGGGCCAATGATGAGGAGATCAGCTATGAGACTAGCCCATATATCAAAGCCCTCATCGACGGCTGCTCC TATCGTAAGGGTCTGGACAGGACGGTGCTGGAGGTGAACACACCTCAGGTGGAGCAGCTCCCTCTGCTGGACATCAGGATCTCAGACTTTGGGGAGGACAATCAGAAATTTGGTTTTGAAGTAGGACCTGTCTGTTTCCtgggataa
- the col11a2 gene encoding collagen alpha-2(XI) chain isoform X2, translated as MDIRKKRRPWCMETSFVLLLCLSMAQADPVDVLRVLQLPSLPEGVQKVPGFCTSRLSGTPDHAYRITKKAQISAPTKQLFSGRFPENFSIMTLVKAKAGLQAFLLSIYNEQGVQQLGLELGRSPIFLYEDQHRKPAPEDYPLFKGVNLADGKWHRIAISVQKKNITLILDCKNRITKTLPRSNNPVLDTKGITVFGARLLDEEVFQGEIQQLLIASNPQAAYDFCEHYSPDCDSPLPKVQSQDPNTYAGKANNGKVTKQKTAPAAKPAPAKPAKSKPTPAPKTAKSKPTAAQLLISKIKPTPASKLAAKPKATPAPKNDKKKTNDNGKVNNGQTKVNGNGNGKSNGNGKDTNGKAKAGSNGKPNNNGNGNGKKTNGDAKINGNGPKTVKTVTKVASAKKSETPATKTVTGKPKAQVKAQPTKSKTDKTKANASPAKPKDTKAKAASVTQKPAVFKPTPVPLPRPSKTILDVNNVKSMSRNFPPFDKAVVSATTIKKKPTNGYQQDVDPAYSEADHTPTETDYYYTVEEEAAPQPESDLTGYDESINQVDETVPVEEMDATKTGGEVASQTPEEPFTEEYITSDFGMKEYDYSYKDYNEPIIESKTEDTLGPALSAVTEEGGASVRAIKGEKGEPAVLEPGMLIEGPPGPEGPAGLPGPSGPQGQPGSVGDPGERGPTGKAGLPGADGVPGPPGTSVMLPFRFGQSAGEKGPVASAQEAQAQAILSQARLALKGPSGPMGFTGRPGPLGTPGSPGFKGERGDPGAQGPRGPQGVSGPPGKAGRRGRAGADGARGMPGESGIKGDRGFDGLPGLPGDKGYRGQPGGMGPPGPHGEDGERGDDGDVGPRGLPGEPGPRGLLGPKGPSGLPGPPGVRGNDGPHGPKGNLGPQGEPGPPGQQGAPGTQGMPGPQGATGPPGEKGPTGKPGLPGMPGADGPPGHPGKEGPGGTKGNQGPNGPQGSIGYPGPRGLKGAQGIRGLKGHKGEKGEDGFPGIKGDFGVKGERGEVGVPGPRGEDGPEGPKGRVGPPGEIGPLGLLGEKGKLGVPGLPGYPGRQGIKGSLGFPGFPGTNGEKGTRGLIGKPGPRGQRGPTGPRGQRGPRGATGKSGAKGGSGSDGPPGPPGERGLTGPQGANGFPGPKGPPGPPGKDGLPGHPGQRGEVGFQGKVGPPGPPGVVGPHGPSGETGQMGERGHPGPPGPPGEQGLSGSSGKEGTKGDPGPPGGPGKDGPPGLRGFPGERGLPGTPGSGGLKGNEGPAGPPGPAGSSGERGGAGTAGPVGPPGRPGPQGPPGTSGEKGVPGEKGPVGPAGRDGIQGPVGLPGPAGPPGISGEDGDKGEVGEPGQKGAKGSKGEHGPPGPPGPMGPVGQPGAAGADGETGPRGQQGQFGAKGDEGTRGFPGPPGPIGLQGLPGPGGEKGETGDVGPLGPPGPPGPRGPAGPNGADGPQGPPGGLGNPGPIGEKGEPGESGPPGVGGEPGKLGPRGERGEKGESGQPGTPGPPGGKGPTGDDGPKGNPGPVGFPGDPGPPGEVGPRGQDGAKGDRGEDGEQGEAGSPGPTGENGPPGPPGKRGPAGTRGPEGRQGEKGSKGDSGALGPPGKTGPVGPQGQPGKPGTEGLRGLPGTVGEQGSPGAAGPKGPPGPLGPPGLAGLRGDPGAKGEKGHPGMLGLIGPAGEQGEKGDRGMPGPQGSTGPKGETGISGGTGPLGPAGPAGMPGPRGVKGAKGASGGAGPKGEKGVQGPPGPPGPPGDVIQPLPIQIPKKSKRSIDASKILSEADAEAADTTGSEFLTGNEGMEEIFGSLNSLRQEIESMRFPLGTKESPGRTCQDLHLSQPDLKDGEYWIDPNQGCARDSFKVYCNFTAGGETCLYPSKAVENVKMNSWIKEKPGSLFSQFAKGNKFSYVDSVGEAVGVVQLGFLRLLSVQARQNLTYHCQRSVAWTDQTTDGGYKRALRLQGANDEEISYETSPYIKALIDGCSYRKGLDRTVLEVNTPQVEQLPLLDIRISDFGEDNQKFGFEVGPVCFLG; from the exons ATCCAGTAGATGTTTTGCGGGTGCTGCAGTTGCCTTCCCTTCCTGAAGGTGTGCAGAAGGTTCCGGGTTTCTGTACCTCCCGATTGTCTGGGACTCCTGATCATGCCTACCGCATCACTAAAAAAGCCCAGATCTCTGCCCCCACCAAACAGCTATTCTCAG GACGTTTCCCGGAGAACTTCTCCATCATGACTCTGGTAAAGGCCAAGGCTGGTCTTCAAGCCTTCCTGTTGTCCATCTATAATGAGCAGGGTGTGCAGCAGCTTGGGCTGGAGCTGGGACGCTCACCCATCTTCCTGTATGAGGACCAGCATCGCAAACCTGCCCCAGAGGACTACCCACTGTTCAAAGGCGTCAACCTGGCTGACGGCAA GTGGCACCGCATTGCCATTTCTGTGCAGAAGAAGAACATCACTCTGATCCTGGACTGCAAGAATCGCATCACCAAAACTCTGCCAAGGAGCAACAACCCAGTGTTGGACACCAAGGGCATCACTGTTTTTGGAGCCCGTCTCCTGGATGAGGAGGTTTTCCAG GGTGAGATCCAGCAGCTGCTGATCGCATCCAACCCTCAGGCCGCATATGACTTCTGTGAGCATTACAGCCCTGACTGCGACTCTCCTCTGCCCAAAGTCCAGTCCCAGGACCCAAACACCTAT gCGGGCAAGGCAAACAATGGCAAAGTCACTAAGCAAAAAACTGCTCCAGCTGCAAAGCCTGCTCCAGctaaaccagctaaatccaagCCAACACCAGCACCCAAAACAGCAAAGAGCAAACCTACAGCAGCACAATTATTGATTTCAAAGATAAAACCTACTCCTGCTTCTAAACTAGCAGCTAAACCAAAAGCAACTCCAGCACCAAAGAATGACAAAAAGAAGACCAACGACAATGGAAAGGTCAATAATGGTCAAACTAAAGTAAATGGAAATGGTAATGGCAAGAGCAATGGAAATGGTAAAGACACTAATGGGAAGGCTAAGGCTGGCAGCAATGGTAAACCCAATAACAACGGCAACggcaatggaaaaaaaacaaacggaGATGCTAAAATTAATGGCAATGGCCCGAAAACAGTAAAGACTGTGACCAAAGTAGCATCAGCCAAGAAGTCAGAAACACCCGCTACGAAAACTGTAACAGGAAAACCTAAAGCGCAGGTCAAAGCACAACCAACCAAAAGCAAGACAGACAAAACGAAAGCCAATGCGTCCCCCGCAAAACCAAAAGACACCAAAGCCAAAGCAGCCTCCGTCACTCAAAAACCTGCTGTTTTCAAACCCACCCCCGTGCCTTTGCCTCGACCTTCAAAAACCATCCTCGATGTCAATAACGTCAAATCAATGTCCAGAAATTTCCCACCCTTCGACAAGGCTGTTGTGAGTGCCACCACCATCAAGAAGAAACCGACCAATGGTTACCAACAG GACGTAGATCCTGCTTACTCAGAGGCTGACCACACCCCCACAGAGACCGATTATTATTACACAGTAGAAGAAGAGGCGGCTCCACAGCCAGAGAGTGATCTGACTGGATATGACGAAAGCATTAACCAG GTCGACGAGACTGTCCCCGTTGAGGAAATGGATGCTACCAAGACAGGTGGTGAGGTGGCGTCTCAAACGCCAGAAGAGCCCTTCACTGAGGAGTACATTACAAGCGACTTTGGGATGAAGGAGTATGACTATTCCTACAAGGACTACAATGAGCCCATCATTGAGAGCAAGACGGAGGACACTCTAGGCCCTGCCCTGTCCGCTGTGACAGAGGAGGGGGGT GCCTCAGTGCGAGCCATTAAGGGAGAGAAGGGAGAGCCTGCTGTCCTTGAACCT GGCATGCTGATTGAAGGACCACCAGGACCAGAAGGACCAGCA GGTCTCCCTGGCCCCTCTGGCCCCCAAGGACAACCTGGTTCTGTTGGTGATCCTGGTGAGAGG GGTCCTACTGGTAAGGCTGGTCTACCTGGAGCAGATGGTGTTCCAGGACCTCCAGGAACCTCTGTCATGCTTCCT TTCCGCTTTGGACAGAGCGCTGGAGAGAAAGGACCTGTTGCCTCTGCACAGGAAGCCCAAGCTCAAGCCATTCTGTCTCAAGCTCGG CTTGCCCTGAAAGGACCATCCGGGCCAATGGGTTTCACTGGCCGTCCTGGacctttg GGAACACCTGGAAGTCCTGGCTTTAAGGGAGAAAGGGGGGACCCTGGTGCTCAG GGTCCTAGAGGTCCTCAGGGTGTGTCTGGTCCTCCTGGCAAAGCTGGTCGGAGG GGTCGCGCTGGTGCTGATGGAGCCAGAGGGATGCCAGGAGAGTCTGGAATTAAG gGTGACCGTGGTTTTGATGGCCTTCCTGGTTTGCCTGGTGACAAGGGTTATCGG GGTCAACCTGGAGGAATGGGACCCCCAGGACCACATGGAGAGGACGGAGAGAGG GGAGATGATGGAGATGTTGGACCCAGAGGTCTTCCTGGCGAACCT GGACCCCGTGGTTTGTTGGGGCCTAAAGGGCCTTCTGGACTTCCTGGACCTCCT GGTGTTCGTGGAAATGATGGTCCACATGGTCCAAAAGGAAACTTA GGACCACAAGGAGAGCCCGGTCCTCCAGGCCAGCAGGGGGCTCCAGGAACACAG GGAATGCCAGGTCCACAGGGTGCCACTGGACCACCAGGAGAGAAA GGACCCACAGGAAAGCCAGGTCTACCAGGAATGCCAGGAGCTGATGGTCCTCCC GGTCATCCCGGGAAGGAAGGTCCTGGTGGAACCAAAGGAAATCAA GGTCCTAATGGTCCTCAGGGCTCTATTGGCTATCCTGGCCCTCGGGGATTGAag GGAGCTCAAGGTATCCGTGGACTGAAAGGTCATAAAGGAGAGAAG ggaGAGGATGGATTCCCAGGAATTAAAGGAGACTTTGGTGTGAAGGGAGAGAGG GGAGAGGTGGGCGTGCCCGGCCCAAGAGGAGAAGATGGTCCTGAGGGGCCAAAGGGTCGCGTCGGACCCCCTGGTGAAATTGGTCCCCTCGGCCTGTTGGGAGAGAAG GGTAAACTTGgtgttcctggacttcctggataTCCTGGACGTCAAGGAATAAAG GGGTCCCTTGGTTTCCCAGGATTCCCTGGTACAAATGGCGAGAAGGGCACAAGG GGTTTGATTGGAAAACCTGGACCAAGAGGACAAAGAGGGCCGACA ggTCCTAGAGGGCAGAGAGGACCACGTGGGGCAACTGGGAAATCAGGTGCTAAG GGTGGATCAGGAAGTGACGGGCCTCCTGGACCACCAGGAGAGAGA ggGCTAACTGGACCTCAGGGTGCTAATGGATTCCCTGGGCCAAAGGGACCTCCC GGACCTCCAGGGAAAGATGGACTTCCTGGACACCCTGGACAGAGAGGCGAAGTC GGTTTCCAAGGCAAAGTTGGACCACCTGGCCCACCTGGAGTTGTTGGCCCACAC GGTCCCTCTGGTGAGACTGGTCAGATGGGTGAGCGTGGCCACCCTGGACCTCCAGGACCACCTGGTGAGCAAGGCCTTTCTGGCTCCTCTGGTAAAGAAGGAACCAAAGGAGATCCCGGTCCTCCTGGTGGCCCCGGTAAAGATGGACCCCCTGGACTTAGAGGATTCCCAGGAGAGAGAGGACTACCAGGAACTCCA GGTTCTGGAGGACTGAAAGGAAATGAAGGCCCTGCTGGACCACCTGGTCCTGCG GGTTCATCTGGGGAGAGAGGTGGTGCTGGCACTGCAGGCCCTGTCGGCCCACCTGGACGACCTGGACCTCAGGGACCCCCTGGAACTTCAGGTGAAAAGGGAGTACCA GGCGAGAAAGGTCCGGTTGGTCCAGCTGGTCGTGATGGCATCCAAGGCCCAGTTGGTCTCCCAGGCCCTGCCGGACCTCCAGGTATTTCTGGAGAAGATGGAGACAAG GGTGAGGTTGGAGAGCCAGGACAAAAGGGAGCTAAAGGGTCCAAAGGAGAACAT GGTCCTCCTGGTCCACCTGGGCCGATGGGTCCTGTTGGACAGCCTGGTGCAGCG GGTGCTGATGGTGAGACGGGTCCAAGAGGTCAACAGGGACAGTTTGGTGCCAAGGGAGATGAAGGCACAAGAGGTTTCCCTGGTCCCCCTGGCCCCATAGGATTGCAG GGTTTGCCAGGCCCAGGTGGAGAAAAGGGAGAGACAGGAGATGTTGGACCCTTG GGTCCTCCTGGTCCTCCAGGGCCGCGTGGTCCTGCTGGTCCTAATGGTGCTGAT GGTCCCCAAGGTCCTCCAGGAGGTTTGGGTAATCCAGGTCCCATAGGAGAGAAG GGTGAGCCTGGTGAATCTGGACCACCTGGTGTTGGTGGAGAGCCAGGAAAATTG GGCCCAAGAGGAGAGCGTGGTGAGAAGGGAGAGTCCGGGCAGCCTGGCACCCCTGGTCCTCCTGGAGGAAAGGGACCCACTGGAGATGACGGACCCAAAGGAAACCCT ggTCCTGTTGGATTCCCTGGTGATCCTGGACCCCCTGGTGAAGTTGGACCACGA GGTCAAGATGGTGCAAAGGGTGACAGAGGAGAGGATGGAGAACAAGGAGAAGCC GGCTCACCTGGACCTACTGGAGAGAACGGACCACCTGGACCTCCAGGAAAGAGA GGTCCTGCAGGCACAAGGGGACCGGAGGGCCGTCAAGGAGAGAAAGGAAGCAAG GGTGATTCAGGTGCTCTTGGTCCTCCCGGAAAAACTGGCCCTGTGGGGCCACAGGGACAACCCGGAAAACCAGGAACTGAGGGTCTAAGAGGGTTGCCTGGAACAGTG GGTGAGCAAGGTTCTCCAGGTGCTGCAGGCCCTAAAGGACCTCCTGGACCTCTG GGTCCTCCAGGTCTGGCTGGTCTTCGCGGTGATCCCGGTGCTAAAGGTGAGAAGGGACATCCAGGTATGCTCGGACTGATCGGGCCTGCTGGAGAACAAGGAGAGAAGGGAGACAGAGGCATGCCAGGACCACAGGGATCAACAGGACCCAAGGGAGAAACG ggtATATCTGGAGGAACTGGTCCACTTGGTCCTGCAGGTCCTGCTGGTATGCCT GGCCCGAGGGGTGTCAAAGGAGCTAAAGGTGCCAGT GGTGGGGCTGGTCCTAAAGGAGAAAAGGGTGTACAAGGACCACCAGGACCACCT GGTCCCCCTGGTGATGTCATCCAGCCGCTGCCCATTCAGATCCCCAAGAAGTCCAAGCGCTCCATCGACGCCAGTAAGATTCTGTCTGAGGCTGACGCTGAGGCTGCCGACACCACTGGCTCTGAGTTCCTGACTGGTAATGAAGGAATGGAGGAGATCTTCGGCTCACTTAATTCCCTGCGCCAGGAGATCGAGAGCATGCGCTTCCCATTGGGCACAAAGGAGAGCCCCGGCCGCACCTGCCAGGATCTCCATCTCAGCCAACCAGATCTGAAAGACG GCGAGTATTGGATTGATCCAAATCAAGGCTGTGCTCGCGACTCTTTCAAGGTTTACTGTAACTTCACTGCCGGCGGAGAGACCTGCCTGTATCCCAGCAAAGCAGTGGAGAAT GTAAAGATGAACTCTTGGATAAAGGAGAAGCCTGGGTCCTTGTTCAGTCAGTTTGCAAAGGGCAACAAG TTTTCATATGTAGACTCGGTTGGAGAGGCTGTGGGTGTTGTTCAGCTGGGCTTCTTGCGGCTGCTCAGTGTCCAGGCCAGACAGAACCTCACCTACCACTGCCAACGCTCGGTGGCCTGGACTGACCAAACCACCGACGGCGGATACAAGCGGGCGCTGCGTCTGCAGGGGGCCAATGATGAGGAGATCAGCTATGAGACTAGCCCATATATCAAAGCCCTCATCGACGGCTGCTCC TATCGTAAGGGTCTGGACAGGACGGTGCTGGAGGTGAACACACCTCAGGTGGAGCAGCTCCCTCTGCTGGACATCAGGATCTCAGACTTTGGGGAGGACAATCAGAAATTTGGTTTTGAAGTAGGACCTGTCTGTTTCCtgggataa